The following proteins come from a genomic window of Tepidiforma thermophila:
- a CDS encoding HD family phosphohydrolase, with protein sequence MIRPPSPPVSRLSAAAFGLAIAACAALLVAPIDGLRTDLNEGDFAPRTLEAAHDAQFVSEALTEAAREQAASAVPEVPLPPDPQLTDQRVAALQRYLSGVRSIVARTDLTTQQKVDLVAALETPSAISSTTRLYLVALDTTGLSLFESRAADLLRALMSSPIGRGATPEEQQRDIAAAVEQLIAQRGTASEGERTALAALLRAFAAPNFRVDTAATERAREQARAAVAPVVRTITAGQVIVTEGQRITAQEIEALRATGTLRSGLDPYALGGAGLIAAGFGLVLALYCYLLQPFEPPAGRRLLAAALAIVAALLAARAAFPVLTPDADRTFLLHAIPVSTAAIVVASFSRVSFAAVVAPAVGIFTAFIGGSFSQVAGSAYIGPLQALEYAMVATAGGLAGAAAVSRAEKINRFALAAVTTTVATAAAMAAFWLFEMPRANIDLAWIGLAAAIHGVGSAVLGLGIFILLAFALRITSRIQLLELAQPEHPLLRRLQEEAPGTYHHSMLVGALAERAAVAIGADALLARVGAYYHDVGKLAMPGYYIENMIEAGAANPHEGLPPEESARIIRAHVTNGLELARRYRLPEAVRDFIPQHHGTRLVSYFYRTAVREGRQPDPADYRYAGPRPQTREAAIVMLADSCEAVIRAGDHDPPAIDAAVDAVIAERLAEGQLDECDITMRDLQAIARTFKATFRAVYHPRVRYPQPTAEELASVARGETPVRSP encoded by the coding sequence ATGATCCGCCCCCCATCGCCGCCGGTCTCTCGTCTCTCGGCAGCCGCCTTCGGGCTCGCCATCGCTGCCTGCGCCGCGCTCCTCGTCGCGCCCATCGATGGCCTCCGCACCGACCTGAACGAAGGCGACTTCGCACCCCGCACCCTCGAAGCAGCCCACGACGCCCAGTTCGTCTCCGAAGCGCTCACCGAAGCCGCCCGCGAACAGGCCGCCTCCGCGGTTCCCGAAGTCCCGCTCCCGCCCGACCCCCAGCTCACCGACCAGCGGGTCGCTGCCCTCCAGCGCTACCTCTCCGGCGTCCGCTCCATCGTCGCCCGGACGGACCTGACCACCCAGCAGAAGGTCGACCTCGTCGCCGCCCTCGAAACCCCCTCCGCTATCAGCAGCACCACCCGCCTCTACCTGGTCGCCCTCGATACCACCGGCCTGAGCCTCTTCGAATCCCGCGCCGCCGACCTCCTCCGCGCCCTCATGAGCAGCCCCATCGGCCGCGGTGCTACCCCCGAAGAGCAGCAGCGCGACATCGCTGCCGCTGTCGAACAGCTCATCGCCCAGCGGGGGACCGCTTCTGAGGGTGAGCGCACCGCCCTCGCCGCACTTCTCCGTGCCTTTGCTGCCCCCAACTTCCGCGTCGATACGGCCGCCACCGAGCGCGCCCGCGAACAGGCCCGCGCCGCCGTCGCACCCGTCGTCCGCACCATCACCGCCGGCCAGGTGATCGTCACCGAGGGCCAGCGCATCACCGCCCAGGAGATTGAAGCCCTCCGCGCCACCGGCACCCTCCGCTCCGGTCTCGACCCCTACGCCCTCGGCGGCGCCGGCCTCATCGCCGCCGGCTTCGGCCTGGTCCTCGCGCTCTACTGCTACCTCCTCCAGCCGTTCGAACCCCCTGCCGGCCGCCGGCTGCTCGCAGCAGCGCTCGCCATCGTCGCCGCCCTCCTCGCCGCCCGGGCCGCCTTCCCCGTGCTCACCCCCGATGCCGACCGCACATTCCTCCTCCACGCCATCCCCGTCTCCACCGCGGCCATCGTCGTCGCCTCCTTCTCCCGCGTCTCCTTCGCCGCCGTCGTCGCCCCGGCGGTCGGCATTTTCACCGCCTTCATCGGCGGCAGCTTCTCGCAGGTTGCCGGCTCCGCCTACATCGGCCCCCTCCAGGCGCTCGAGTACGCCATGGTCGCCACGGCCGGCGGCCTTGCAGGGGCAGCAGCCGTCTCCCGCGCCGAGAAGATCAACCGGTTCGCCCTCGCGGCCGTCACCACCACCGTCGCGACCGCCGCCGCCATGGCAGCCTTCTGGCTGTTCGAAATGCCGCGCGCCAACATCGACCTTGCCTGGATCGGCCTCGCCGCCGCCATCCACGGCGTCGGCAGCGCTGTCCTCGGCCTCGGCATCTTCATCCTCCTCGCCTTCGCCCTTCGCATCACCTCCCGCATCCAGCTGCTCGAACTCGCCCAGCCGGAGCACCCGCTCCTCCGCCGCCTCCAGGAAGAGGCTCCCGGCACCTACCACCACAGCATGCTCGTCGGCGCCCTCGCCGAGCGCGCCGCCGTCGCTATCGGCGCCGATGCCCTCCTCGCCCGCGTCGGCGCCTACTACCACGATGTCGGCAAGCTCGCCATGCCCGGGTACTACATCGAAAACATGATCGAGGCCGGCGCCGCCAATCCCCACGAGGGCCTCCCGCCCGAGGAGAGCGCCCGCATCATCCGCGCCCACGTCACCAACGGCCTCGAACTCGCCCGCCGCTACCGCCTCCCCGAAGCCGTCCGCGACTTCATCCCCCAGCACCACGGCACCCGGCTCGTCAGCTACTTCTACCGCACCGCCGTCCGCGAAGGCCGCCAGCCCGACCCGGCCGACTACCGCTACGCCGGCCCGCGCCCCCAGACCCGCGAAGCCGCCATCGTCATGCTCGCCGACTCCTGCGAAGCCGTCATCCGCGCCGGCGACCACGACCCGCCCGCCATCGACGCCGCCGTCGACGCCGTCATCGCCGAGCGCCTCGCCGAAGGCCAGCTCGACGAGTGCGACATCACCATGCGCGACCTCCAGGCGATCGCCCGCACCTTCAAAGCCACCTTCCGCGCCGTCTACCACCCGCGCGTCCGCTACCCCCAGCCTACCGCCGAAGAGCTCGCCTCCGTCGCCCGCGGCGAAACGCCCGTCCGCTCCCCCTGA
- a CDS encoding DUF4389 domain-containing protein: MSAATSPAYPFGLDVDAPSAQGRLTILFRGILAIPHLLIVNILANLIQLLVFFAWVVIIITGKLPSGIANLILGVFHWEMRVWGYTYLLAGRYPPFAFGEDTSYPIRLWGQPELEGRNRLSVFFRIILVIPHLILIVILAVIALVLLVIGWVVGIFTGQIPGGIHNFLAGFSRWYARVTAYIYLLTDRYPPFSLS; encoded by the coding sequence GTGTCCGCAGCAACATCGCCCGCCTACCCGTTCGGCCTCGATGTCGATGCCCCGTCCGCCCAGGGCCGCCTGACCATCCTGTTCCGCGGCATCCTGGCCATCCCCCACCTCCTCATCGTCAACATCCTCGCCAACCTCATCCAGCTCCTCGTCTTCTTCGCCTGGGTGGTCATCATCATCACCGGCAAACTCCCATCCGGCATCGCGAACCTCATCCTCGGCGTCTTCCACTGGGAAATGCGCGTCTGGGGCTACACGTACCTCCTCGCCGGCCGCTACCCGCCCTTCGCCTTCGGCGAAGACACCTCCTACCCCATCCGCCTCTGGGGCCAGCCCGAACTTGAAGGCCGCAACCGCCTCAGCGTCTTCTTCCGCATCATCCTCGTCATCCCGCACCTCATCCTCATCGTTATCCTCGCCGTCATCGCCCTCGTCCTGCTGGTCATCGGCTGGGTCGTCGGCATCTTCACCGGGCAGATCCCCGGCGGCATCCACAACTTCCTCGCCGGCTTCAGCCGCTGGTACGCCCGGGTGACGGCCTACATCTACCTCCTCACCGACCGGTACCCGCCCTTCAGCCTGAGCTGA
- a CDS encoding GatB/YqeY domain-containing protein — MSLRDRIQADLADAMRTRDETRKSTLRMLLSAIKNAEIRTPPAGATDEELARMAELPPLVLDDAAVLALIQKQIKQRKESIEQFAKAGRQDLVEKESAEVAVLESYLPQQASRDEIEAAARRVIAETGASSPRDLGKVMPVLTREFAGRADGRTINDVVRSLLAG, encoded by the coding sequence ATGTCCCTCCGCGACCGCATCCAGGCCGACCTCGCCGACGCCATGCGCACCCGCGACGAAACCCGCAAATCCACCCTCCGCATGCTCCTCTCCGCCATCAAGAACGCCGAAATTCGCACCCCGCCGGCAGGCGCCACCGACGAAGAGCTCGCCCGCATGGCCGAACTCCCGCCCCTCGTGCTCGATGACGCCGCCGTCCTCGCCCTGATCCAGAAGCAGATCAAGCAGCGGAAAGAGAGCATCGAGCAATTCGCAAAGGCCGGCCGACAGGACCTCGTCGAGAAAGAATCCGCCGAGGTCGCCGTCCTCGAGAGCTACCTCCCGCAGCAGGCTTCCCGCGACGAAATCGAAGCCGCCGCACGCCGCGTCATCGCCGAAACCGGCGCAAGCTCCCCGCGCGACCTCGGCAAAGTGATGCCCGTCCTCACCCGGGAGTTCGCCGGCCGCGCCGATGGCCGGACCATCAACGACGTCGTCCGCAGCCTCCTCGCCGGCTGA
- a CDS encoding ubiquinol-cytochrome c reductase iron-sulfur subunit encodes MAQAQPAPRATGRIERARQIEARKLARRSFLRVSAFSGLALFTGGLIASFLGFFNLRKPTGFGGTVTVTPDRIPRPGADPVRIPEGKFWLVNLNGPEGDVLQAGGTGGLLALYWKCPHLGCTVPWNPAFNGAAVNFPGIIGWFRCPCHGSTYSKAGIRVYGPAPRPMDTMAIKVNGDGSVSVNTGQITGGAADNPLRAVPYA; translated from the coding sequence ATGGCACAGGCTCAACCCGCTCCCCGCGCAACCGGGCGCATCGAACGCGCCCGCCAGATCGAAGCCCGCAAGCTCGCGCGCCGCTCCTTCCTCCGCGTGAGCGCCTTCTCCGGCCTCGCCCTCTTCACCGGCGGCCTCATCGCCAGCTTCCTCGGCTTCTTCAACCTCCGGAAGCCCACCGGCTTCGGCGGCACCGTCACCGTCACGCCCGACCGCATCCCGCGGCCCGGCGCCGACCCGGTCCGCATCCCCGAGGGCAAGTTCTGGCTCGTCAACCTGAACGGCCCGGAGGGCGACGTCCTCCAGGCCGGCGGGACCGGCGGCCTCCTCGCCCTCTACTGGAAGTGCCCCCACCTCGGCTGCACCGTCCCGTGGAACCCCGCCTTCAACGGCGCCGCGGTCAACTTCCCCGGCATCATCGGCTGGTTCCGCTGCCCCTGCCACGGCTCCACCTACTCGAAGGCCGGCATCCGCGTCTATGGCCCCGCACCCCGGCCGATGGACACCATGGCCATCAAGGTCAACGGCGACGGCTCCGTGAGCGTCAATACCGGCCAGATCACCGGCGGCGCGGCCGATAACCCCCTCCGCGCTGTACCGTACGCCTGA
- a CDS encoding LysM peptidoglycan-binding domain-containing protein, producing the protein MNTQKQIILIVALLFMTVGGCAAYAAIDLPVRAPSQEEWTLNESRERGALLYANNCRTCHGNRGEGGVGLPLDTPELKNQDPLVLAANKAMIRRTLYCGRAGTLMQPWLNTNGGSLNAIQIEHLINLITAPEDTEVDGVPTSKWWLEAEHFAHNLNTELSALVGGDTLSTIAKAHGIGYREISAANGNRNVDEILPKNTRVRIPGFKARPDGYIYTVYKDNETLRKIADSQLVGPVIIADLNGLKYTFEEKRGVATLQLLTEDGKPRAGLFPGEILELPEGATYIVAAGDTPASIAEQHGITVADLRRLNPAIFEGVNDTDPLEHRRQLNLPSLVYIAREGDTLQAIAEAHGITDVAGLAQLNNLDAGAPVVNPGQEIRLPNGTRYIVGLADTWESVARSHKTTAAELARANGSDPATPLSQDVVLQLPKIDRYTVKGQTLDEVAEGFANVTAATLAEANGIQPDSVLAIGTTLKLPDSAWGTAPPDAINPGTACVQYAIPNAVFATLPGLGTPVTIEKPEEFSTEVTIEAHANDWTVVADGQRKEPNMGGVKVKPGTTITFTSIVGLHNIVFNGEAQGPDLKQGDTRQITMNTPGEYKVTCDYHPPMLAYIWVEE; encoded by the coding sequence TTGAACACCCAAAAGCAGATCATCCTGATCGTCGCCCTCCTCTTCATGACTGTCGGCGGCTGTGCGGCCTACGCCGCCATCGACCTCCCGGTCCGCGCCCCCTCCCAGGAGGAGTGGACGCTCAATGAATCCCGCGAGCGCGGCGCCCTCCTCTACGCCAATAACTGCCGCACCTGCCACGGCAACCGCGGCGAAGGCGGCGTCGGCCTCCCCCTCGATACCCCCGAGCTGAAGAACCAGGACCCCCTCGTCCTCGCCGCCAACAAGGCGATGATCCGCCGCACGCTCTACTGCGGCCGGGCCGGCACCCTCATGCAGCCCTGGCTCAACACCAACGGCGGGTCCCTCAACGCTATCCAGATCGAACACCTCATCAACCTGATCACCGCCCCCGAGGACACCGAAGTCGACGGCGTCCCCACCTCAAAGTGGTGGCTCGAAGCCGAGCACTTCGCCCACAACCTGAACACTGAGCTCTCGGCCCTCGTGGGCGGCGATACGCTCTCCACCATCGCGAAGGCTCACGGCATCGGCTACCGGGAGATTTCGGCTGCGAACGGCAACCGGAACGTTGACGAGATCCTTCCGAAGAACACCCGCGTCCGCATCCCCGGCTTCAAGGCCCGTCCGGACGGCTACATCTACACCGTCTACAAAGACAACGAGACGCTCCGCAAAATCGCCGACAGCCAGCTCGTTGGCCCCGTCATCATCGCCGACCTCAACGGGCTGAAATACACCTTCGAAGAAAAGCGCGGCGTCGCCACCCTCCAGCTCCTCACCGAAGATGGCAAGCCCCGCGCCGGTCTCTTCCCGGGCGAAATCCTGGAGCTCCCCGAAGGCGCGACCTACATCGTCGCCGCCGGTGATACCCCTGCCTCCATCGCCGAGCAGCATGGCATCACCGTCGCCGACCTCCGCCGCCTCAACCCTGCCATCTTTGAGGGGGTGAACGATACCGACCCCCTGGAGCACCGCCGGCAGCTCAACCTGCCCAGCCTCGTCTACATCGCCCGCGAAGGCGATACGCTCCAGGCGATTGCCGAGGCCCATGGCATCACCGACGTCGCCGGCCTCGCGCAGCTGAACAACCTCGACGCCGGCGCCCCGGTCGTGAACCCCGGCCAGGAGATCCGCCTCCCGAACGGCACCCGCTACATCGTCGGTCTCGCGGACACCTGGGAGTCCGTCGCCCGCAGCCACAAGACCACCGCCGCCGAGCTCGCCCGCGCCAACGGCAGCGACCCCGCTACCCCGCTCAGCCAGGATGTCGTCCTGCAGCTGCCGAAGATCGACCGGTACACCGTCAAGGGCCAGACCCTCGATGAGGTCGCCGAGGGCTTCGCCAACGTCACCGCCGCGACCCTCGCAGAGGCCAACGGCATCCAGCCCGACTCCGTGCTCGCCATCGGCACCACCCTGAAGCTGCCCGACTCCGCGTGGGGTACCGCCCCGCCCGATGCCATCAACCCCGGCACCGCCTGCGTCCAGTACGCCATCCCCAATGCGGTCTTCGCAACACTGCCCGGCCTCGGCACGCCGGTCACCATCGAAAAGCCGGAGGAGTTCAGCACCGAGGTGACCATTGAGGCGCACGCCAACGACTGGACGGTCGTTGCGGATGGCCAGCGGAAGGAGCCCAACATGGGCGGTGTGAAGGTGAAGCCCGGCACCACCATCACCTTCACCTCCATCGTCGGCCTCCACAACATCGTCTTCAACGGCGAGGCCCAGGGCCCCGACCTGAAGCAGGGCGACACCCGCCAGATCACCATGAACACGCCCGGCGAGTACAAAGTCACCTGCGACTACCACCCGCCCATGCTCGCCTACATCTGGGTGGAAGAGTAG
- the rpsU gene encoding 30S ribosomal protein S21, whose product MSEVIVAEGEPFEVALKRFNKRVQQDGILSEARRREHYEKPSVKRKKKEAARLRKLRKKQLRSEARAAARR is encoded by the coding sequence TTGTCCGAAGTCATCGTTGCCGAAGGCGAGCCCTTTGAAGTAGCCCTCAAGCGCTTCAACAAGCGCGTCCAGCAGGACGGCATCCTTTCCGAAGCGCGCCGCCGCGAGCACTACGAAAAGCCCAGCGTCAAGCGCAAGAAGAAGGAAGCCGCGCGCCTTCGCAAACTCCGCAAGAAGCAGCTTCGCAGCGAAGCCCGAGCCGCAGCCCGGCGCTGA
- a CDS encoding DUF1992 domain-containing protein, translated as MSLEKAIESQIQEAMAAGLFDNLPGAGKPLRLDGNENDPNWLGHHILKNAGVLPEWLNLAREIEHALEQLAGIDDAHRRLCEHAAATGDWAGHRLAILHARQRYETLARDIRRMQDRFNLDAPGIRTERPGIWVEYHLERLDARIPESQRRLFA; from the coding sequence ATGTCGCTCGAGAAAGCCATCGAATCGCAAATCCAGGAGGCCATGGCCGCCGGTCTCTTCGATAACCTCCCCGGCGCCGGCAAACCCCTCCGCCTCGACGGCAACGAAAACGACCCGAACTGGCTCGGCCACCACATCCTCAAGAACGCCGGCGTCCTCCCCGAGTGGCTCAACCTGGCCCGCGAGATCGAACACGCCCTCGAACAGCTCGCCGGCATCGACGATGCCCACCGCCGCCTCTGCGAACACGCCGCCGCCACCGGCGACTGGGCCGGCCACCGCCTCGCCATCCTCCACGCCCGCCAGCGCTACGAAACCCTCGCCCGCGACATCCGCCGTATGCAGGACCGCTTCAACCTCGATGCCCCCGGCATCCGCACGGAGCGGCCGGGCATCTGGGTCGAGTACCACCTCGAACGGCTCGATGCCCGCATCCCCGAGAGCCAGCGCCGGCTGTTCGCCTGA
- the extP gene encoding selenite/tellurite reduction operon b-type cytochrome ExtP, with protein sequence MAVEAPPKPTLADKIYDRLFHNYVWKSIFRTGYPNTPRNQMLIVATNVFLHLHPTRIHRTHVKITHTYCLGGLSFFMFLGLTVTGILLMFYYVPSVERAYLDIQNITTTVQFGQLMRNMHRWMAHAMVILVFLHMMRVFYTGAYKPPREFNWVVGVILLVLTFLLSFTGYLLPWDQLAFWAITVGSEIAGSAPVLGPKTRFWMLGGFEVGPNALIRFYTLHVIGLPLLAAIFMAVHFWRIRRDGGLARPL encoded by the coding sequence ATGGCCGTCGAAGCACCACCCAAGCCAACCCTCGCCGATAAGATCTACGACAGGCTCTTCCACAACTACGTCTGGAAGTCCATCTTCCGCACCGGCTACCCGAACACGCCGCGCAACCAGATGCTCATCGTTGCGACGAACGTGTTCCTCCACCTCCACCCGACCCGCATCCACCGCACCCACGTCAAAATCACCCACACCTACTGCCTCGGTGGCCTCTCCTTCTTCATGTTCCTCGGGCTCACGGTCACCGGCATCCTGCTGATGTTCTACTACGTGCCCTCCGTCGAGCGGGCCTACCTCGATATCCAGAACATCACCACCACCGTCCAGTTCGGCCAGCTGATGCGCAACATGCACCGCTGGATGGCCCACGCCATGGTCATCCTCGTCTTCCTCCACATGATGCGCGTCTTCTACACCGGCGCCTACAAACCGCCGCGCGAATTCAACTGGGTCGTCGGCGTCATCCTCCTCGTCCTCACCTTCCTCCTCAGCTTCACCGGCTACCTCCTCCCGTGGGACCAGCTTGCCTTCTGGGCCATCACCGTCGGCTCCGAAATCGCCGGCTCGGCGCCCGTCCTCGGCCCCAAGACCCGCTTCTGGATGCTCGGCGGCTTCGAAGTCGGCCCCAACGCCCTCATCCGCTTCTACACGCTCCACGTCATCGGCCTGCCGCTGCTCGCCGCCATCTTCATGGCCGTCCACTTCTGGCGCATCCGCCGCGACGGCGGCCTCGCCCGGCCGCTCTAG
- the purQ gene encoding phosphoribosylformylglycinamidine synthase subunit PurQ: MRFAIIRFPGTWSDRDTYHVLHDILEQQAEIVWHRETDLSRFDAVVLPGGFSYGDYLRCGAIARFSPVMESVIAFAEAGKPVIGICNGFQVLCESHLLPGALMCNASLQFRCEWVYLRREGGSSPWVDAIPQGDVLRVPISHGEGNYYADPETLDRLEAAGRVVFRYCDAAGNVTPEANPNGSARNIAGIINERGNVLGMMPHPERAGEPLVGGTDGNRIWESVIRSAVETVR, from the coding sequence ATGCGCTTCGCCATCATCCGCTTCCCCGGTACCTGGAGCGACCGCGATACCTACCACGTCCTCCACGACATCCTCGAGCAGCAGGCCGAGATCGTCTGGCACCGCGAGACCGACCTCTCCCGCTTCGATGCCGTCGTCCTCCCCGGCGGCTTCTCCTACGGCGACTACCTCCGCTGCGGCGCCATCGCCCGCTTCTCCCCCGTCATGGAGTCGGTCATCGCCTTCGCCGAGGCCGGGAAGCCGGTGATCGGTATCTGCAACGGCTTCCAGGTGCTCTGCGAAAGCCACCTCCTTCCTGGCGCGCTCATGTGCAACGCCAGCCTCCAGTTCCGCTGCGAATGGGTCTACCTCCGCCGCGAGGGCGGCTCCAGCCCCTGGGTCGACGCCATCCCCCAGGGCGACGTCCTCCGCGTCCCCATCAGCCACGGCGAAGGCAACTACTACGCCGACCCCGAAACGCTCGACCGCCTCGAAGCCGCCGGCCGCGTCGTCTTCCGCTACTGCGACGCTGCCGGCAACGTCACCCCCGAGGCCAACCCGAACGGCTCAGCCCGCAACATCGCCGGCATCATCAACGAACGCGGCAATGTGCTCGGCATGATGCCCCACCCCGAGCGCGCCGGCGAACCCCTCGTCGGGGGCACCGACGGCAACCGCATCTGGGAATCCGTCATCCGCAGCGCCGTCGAAACCGTCCGTTAG
- a CDS encoding HAD family hydrolase, whose protein sequence is MTVRAVLFDWEGTLARQGAEPVPAACAAVADYAARNLGVAARPADLERAFTAVLPHRAPSGGDRAPEIRGMLGQAFTWLGWPASAGDVEAAARVFFEAASRGLQVFDDARAVLASLKYRGYRAGVVSNSIFPAEYWRPLVNSLGLAGYLETFVSSADVGLAKPNPSPFRRALADLGIPPHEAIFVGDTPATDIAGARAAGLRAILLDRHGRRREAAGYLVIQRLSALADVLGEGLSPLAGP, encoded by the coding sequence ATGACCGTCCGTGCCGTCCTCTTCGACTGGGAGGGCACCCTCGCGCGGCAGGGCGCCGAGCCAGTGCCGGCAGCCTGCGCCGCCGTCGCCGACTACGCCGCACGCAACCTCGGCGTTGCAGCCCGCCCCGCCGACCTGGAACGCGCCTTCACCGCCGTCCTTCCCCACCGCGCCCCCTCCGGCGGCGACCGCGCCCCCGAGATCCGCGGCATGCTTGGCCAGGCCTTCACCTGGCTCGGCTGGCCGGCATCTGCCGGCGACGTCGAAGCCGCAGCCCGGGTCTTCTTCGAAGCCGCCAGCCGCGGCCTGCAGGTCTTCGACGATGCCCGCGCCGTCCTCGCCTCCCTCAAGTACCGCGGCTACCGCGCCGGCGTCGTCAGCAACTCCATCTTCCCCGCCGAGTACTGGCGGCCCCTGGTCAACAGCCTCGGCCTCGCCGGCTACCTCGAAACCTTCGTCTCTTCGGCCGATGTCGGCCTCGCCAAACCGAACCCGTCACCCTTCCGCCGCGCCCTCGCCGACCTCGGCATCCCGCCCCACGAAGCAATCTTCGTCGGCGACACCCCCGCGACCGACATCGCCGGCGCCCGCGCCGCCGGCCTGCGCGCCATCCTCCTCGACCGCCATGGCCGCCGCCGCGAGGCAGCCGGCTACCTCGTCATCCAGCGCCTCAGCGCCCTCGCCGATGTCCTCGGCGAAGGACTCTCGCCCCTCGCCGGGCCGTAG